The Sorghum bicolor cultivar BTx623 chromosome 6, Sorghum_bicolor_NCBIv3, whole genome shotgun sequence genome contains the following window.
GTGTATTTCGTGAATCAACTATGACACCACATTTCTATTATTATACAAAGAAATGAAGAAAAGTTTACCTAAGGTCCCTCGAGGTTAGGCCATTATGCGTAATACTGTTATGAAAAAGGGGAAAATGTAATTTTGGTATGTAACAATATTAGATTGAAGGAAAACCATTTATATCCTGACTTGTATGTCAACTGTCAAGTCCTTTTGGTAATTGCCCTCTTGGGTTTGATTTTTTTACTTGTGAtggaatttttaaatagttatGTTGTGCTTTCAGTTTTACTTGCAATGTTCTTATGTTTACACACTTGACTGATTGCATTGGCATGCCCTTTTTGTCCAGTGTCAACCTTTGTTCCTAAGTAACTCAATTGTTTATTTTGATGGTTTGATAGAAGTGAAACATGTGGAGTGGTCTCAAGTCTCAACATATGCATTATTCTAAATGTATAATATTCATCTGCTTGGTATATTGCCATGTAAATTAATTTGTGACCTATTTGTCTTCCGATATCACACTATTTGATTTGTACTATTGCTCCTGCAGTCCTGCTTTTCCTGTCAATAATTGATTTAAGTTGAAAAGGTTGCGCTTCAACCTAATCTGACTGCATATTTATCAATACTAGTAGGACACTGACCTTGCAGAGGAACCTTGGAATGAAGAAGACTGTGATTCATCAGACTTTAGCTCTTCAAATGCACTATCTTATGTTTCAGACATGTTAGATGATGCTTCACGAAACAAGAAAAGGGATTTAATTCTGGTatcttttttctctcacaacaccgTCTTTGAGGGATATTTTCTCCTTAAGTAGTGAACCTTGTTTGGAATCTTAATTAGGTACATCTGCTTCGGATAGCCTGTGCATCGAAGGATTCTCTTTCAGCTGCTTTGCCAACAATATCAGCAGAGCTGTGCAACATAGGGGTGCATATAGTCTTGTCTATATATTTGCCCTTTATTTTTCGTTGTTACCACTCCCAACTGAATGGTCATTTTTTCCATTTTGGTGTTAACCAGGTTCTTTCTGAATGGGCAAAGGATTTAATTTCTGACTCTCCTGGTGTTTTTGGGGAAACTTTCAGTCATGTTTTTGGGCAACAAATGGTAAGCCGCACCTGTTTATCTTCTATTAACTCATGATTTATTTCTACCAATACTATCTTTGTGTTGATCATCTCTAATTGCCACTTGGCTTTCTGATGGCACCAAATAGATCTCTTCAGAGTGTTCTCTATTTTGGAGACCTGATAATTCATCATCTAGGGCGAACTCCCGTTATTTGAATGATTTTGAGGAGCTCCGTTCACTTGGTGAGTATCATATTCCCATTGGTAATGCTTCATTGTACTATGTCAGGATGTATCAGTTACAAAGTCAGAAGACTTTGTCTGTTTGTATTTCTGTGGATTAGTGCTTGCTATGTTTAAATACTTTCAAAGTTCATAAAAATAGATGCTACTTTGGAATACATGCAGACAAACTGTAAAAACTTTCCTAAAATAAATGGTATATTGGTCACGAAAAGAACTTCCATGTGATCATAGTCTTCTGATGTTTTATCAGACAATTATCAGAATAGAGATGGATAAAATTACATCCCTAAGACTGCAAGAAGAAGAAAATTGTTCCTCTATTTGGGAACAGAGGGAGTTGTGTTTTACAGAAGGAATTATGCAAGGTTGGTtcagattgatgctgaaacGCTGGCTATTCTATGCCTTTATTAGCTCTTGTCCTGATATACTAAGCTCCACTATATATCTACTAGGTACTACCAACAGCAGATCTGATGATAAACCCCTTGATCAATTGTTGTCAATCCTTATATCTAAACCATTCTTTGTTGCTATTGGCCTGAGGTGCTTAGCCCACTCTATGTTAAATGATGTTATCCGCCTTGTGATTTATTTTTGTGTGGTTGGTGATGTGCTGTGCTAATGTGGGCAAATGTGTATTTACTGTGCGATGATTATTATGAATATGTTTCACATAGAAGGTTGGTCATGGTACAAATGAGCTGGGCCTCAGGCTGAACCTGTTATTGTGGTCGGGCCcatgttatatttttatattaaacTTAGGTTTTTGGGCTTACACTTACACCCCTGGCTGGATCCtcagacgctcagggtgcgctCCTAGCCGAATATATGTTAAAGGCCACAGCTTCATTATTGAATCGTATTTGTTGGAGTTTAACTGTCTATGTATTTTCATGGATTAGCTTGACTCTTAAGATACCATTTGTACAGGTCAGGGGGGCTTTGGTCGTGTTGCATTATGCAAAAACAAGCTAGATGGGCGCCAATATGCTGTTAAAAAGATACGCCTGAAAGATAGAAGTCCTCAAGTGAATGAGAAGATTTTAAGGTTTGTCTATACTCCAGTCAAGTTCTTTTACTCGAAGCTTGTAGTTGCTTTATGCAGTTGTTGCATCCCTTCTATATTATTTGGAGATCATCTTGGCGAAAGCAATGTAAATATCACTTCTAGTTTCACCAATCAAGCCtctttttttatgtatatattatGCATTTTTTACTTGTATTTTTATTTGGTTTGGGCCAATCAAGTCCCCTCTACACCGTTGTATCCTTAGATCAACTATTGAAAGGGTTTCTACCTGTGACTGCTAACATATTTTAGAAACCTGTTTGATAATAGCATATATATTATAAAGCCTAACTTGTTTCCTTTCTGTACTGCAAGTTTCTTAATCTGTGTATGCACTATTGCTTTGTAAATTCATGTCACTTCCCATATTTTGTAATGAGCAAATAAGGTGTTAGTTGAATAATGGGTATCTttgtattattattatataaaccaAGCATTGTGCCTTCCTATAGATCATACGAGATGTTATAATCAATGAGGGTCACAAATATAGTGCTTACTTCCAGGAGTGGTGTGGTGTGGTTTGGGGTGTGTACTTggttccttttcttctttagtGAAATGATACACAGCTTTTCTGTGTATTTGAGAAAAATTATCTAGTGCTTACTTGTTCTTGAACACGCTGTGTATGATATCATCAAAGAAGAATCAGATACAGTATTTACTTGTCAGTAACTTATGTGGATGTGTTTCTTTTTAAATTTTGCCTTTTCTTTTTAATGGGTTTGCTCTAGCACATCTGTTATACCTTTTGATGGTTCTCATTAATATTTTTGCAAGGTACTCAGAGAGGTAGCCACACTTTCAAGGTTGCAACATCAACATGTTGTCCGTTATTACCAGGTGATATCTCCACTGATTTGCTTGTTTGCTTTGAAAAAGTAATAATTGTATTCACAATTTGTTTTGTCCAATTCTGACCCAACTGTCATTGAGATGCCAGGCATGGATTGAAACTGAATATGGTCATCATAATATTTTGAATGCTGGTGGGTCCCGCACTGCTGAGAGCTCTATATTTAGTTATGATGAAGTCAGCCTATCGGATGCAGGTGGTGGGAATAAGCTGGAATCCACATACTTGTACATTCAAATGGAGTATTGTCCTAGGTGCGTTTCATTTTGCAGTTGTGAACTAAGGAAATTTGTGCTGCTATTTCTtcactatttttttttattatgtGAGAAACTAGTCAAACTACTGATGTTTGAGCCGTATAAAATTTTGTTATAGTTAATCAAGGATGCACTACACTTATACCATGAAAAATTTCACTCTTCTTGATACTATTAAGAATTCTCTTATTGCCCAAGCACTCAGCAGTAATATGGGATATATAATGATTTCCCTCAATTGTTTTCTTGGTTTATGAACTCCATGATCCCTGTGTTGTAAAAAGAATTGGAGGGTGTAAGTTACTGCAGAGTTGAAATTGAATTTGTAATCTTGAAAGGTTCTTGAGGGCCTGGTAGTTTGACTTTTGGAACTTTAGACATGTGATCTTTCTTTATGTATTTTCAGTCATTGAATGCCATTCTATTGTAGTGTATGTATTTTCAGTCATTGAATGCCATTCTATTGTAGTGCATTGATTGTAGCTATCTGTATCTAATTTCTTTTGGACTACTGTTTGTAGGACTTTGCGGCAGGATTTTGAGACATACATCTCATCTTTTGATGTTGACCATGCCTGGCACCTGTTTCGACAAATTGTGGAAGGTCTAGCTCATGTCCATAGTCAAGGAATCCTACACAGAGACCTGACGCCCAGCAACATATTTTTTGATGTCCGCAATGATATTAAAATTGGAGATTTTGGTCTAGGTATGATGTCCAGAATTGCCATATATTTTCAATCtggttttgttttttattatattCTTTATCATTATGTTCTACTCCATCATAGTGTCAGATAGGATGCAATTATTGCTGATATCTTGTATCCTTCATCATGTTGTATACTTATTTTATCGTTTATTTTACCTGATTGTTTGGAAATTGTTCTTTAAACATGAAGTTTTAAAATGCAATCTATACGATCCTATGATCTAGTTTCCTCCCCTTTTGGGGTTGTGTGTGTGAGTTTTGCTGGTCTCCTGTGAGAgtcctttttgtttttcttttttgtcttCTATTCTATGCACTTGTCCACTTGGATTTTTCCTTCTCAATATTGTGAGATGCACAGTTCTTGTATGCAATTAAAAAAATAAGTTATATAGAATAAAATGTCATTGTCATTATGTCGTTGTTTCATGTGGTATTGACAAATACTACTCTGAATTTCCTGTTGAGTAATTACATACTCCATCCCAAACTGACTGCTTATCTCATTTTTCGAGGAGTCAcaattttttaagtttgactctatttatagaaaatattatcAACATTTTTATCTCCTAATATGttcattatgaaaatatattccacTATTAATCTAAATATCTAATGATATAGATATTGTGCATCATAaatcataaatattagtatatttttgtatatatttggtcaaacttatttTTTGACTTCTCGAAAAGCGAGATGTGCAATTATTTTGGGGGCAGAGGAAGTACCCGTTCTTTGTGGCCAGTGTATCATGTGAAGTTTATGTGACATCTAGCCCAGTTTGGATTTGTCACATAGTGGCCCATGTGTATGTTGATGTGAGATTGTGTGGGCGTAGTCCCGCCTTGGTTATTGAGAGCGTCGGAGCGGGTTAGACCAACATGGCTTTTAGAGTTCATATCACCATCCCTGGGTTAACCTTTTTACGTGAAGTGAGGACGAAATCGTAAGTGAGCTGGTGCTAGTGGATCAGAGATGTTTGTACTCTGGGGTTTTACAAATGGTATCTAAGCTGACCTTCATGGACATGATCATGTGTGGGAACGTTCCTAGTCATCGTTTGCCTGGTTGTGGGTATGTTGGGTTGACGATGACGGTTGAGCCTTTGAGAGGGTGTATGTGACATCTGGCCTAGTCTTGGTTTGGGCCTAGTCTTGGTTTGCCCCACAGTGGGTCCATGTTTATGGTGATGTGAGATTGTGTGGGGGGTGGGGTGTAGTCTCACCTTGGTTGTACCATGTACCATCCAGGGTTAAACTCTTTTATGTGAAGTGAGGACAAAAACGTAAGTGGGTCGGTGGTAGTGTATGGTTCCTCTGTTTGACTTTGTAATAATGGCTGCTTCCTCTTCTCCAAAATTGGTGAAGAAAATTTTAgctaaaatatattttatcaTTGTTTTCAGCCAAATTTCTGAAGCTGGAGCAGCTAGATCATGACCAATATCTTCCCACTGAAGCAATGGGTGTTTCAATGGATGGAACAGGTCAAGTTGGTACATATTTTTATACTGCACCAGAGGTAGAGCAGAAATGGCCACAGATTAATGAAAAGGTCAGAACAAACTACTTGGACTATTACTTAACAAGTGATAAAAAAACTTTGTGAAATGTTGTTGATCTCGCCAGCCTATGTTTTAGTATTTATTTTTCCTTTATCATTGCAGACAGTGTATCTCTTATTCTCAAAATGAATGTTATTCTCTTATTCTCGAAATGAATGCAGAGCTCTTCTCTTATTCTCAAAATGAATACAGAGCTCCCACCAATGGTTTAAAAAATTGGTGAAATATGacttgttattattatttttaatatGGCAACTAGGCAAACTCTAAAATTTCAAGTTTACCTTGACCTTATTTACGTCAATTGTCAGGTTGACATGTACAGTTTGGGAGTTATATTTTTCGAGCTTTGGCATCCATTTGCCACAGCGATGGAAAGACATCTTGTTCTTTCTGATCTTAAGCAGAAGGGAGATCCTCCATTGTCATGGGAATCAAAATTTCCTCGTCAAGCAGTCCTGTTAAGAAGCTTGCTGTCACCAAGCCCATCAGACCGTCCATCTGCTGTCGAGGTCTTGCAAAATGAACTCCCTCCTCGGATGGAAGATGAGTGGCTAAATGGTAAGCCATTAACTTTTGACATCATTACTACCAAAAGAACAGATCATGACATGATTGTTGATTGAGATTGATGACTGCTAAAAGAATTTGGATTGAGGAATTTGATATTTCTTCTTGTTTCACATGGCCTTCTTGTTTCACTTGTCTGCTGCACCTCTGGCCTTTGCCATTTGTGAGTTGATTGACTGGTTATATGTAGACCGGTTGTCTGTGCTCTGTGCATGCGCCTGTGTGCGTACTTGTTTGTGTGTGCACTTTATTTATTGAATGAATTGGTCTGTTTGCCTCCTTTTTATCTAGGACTTCAACCTAATCCCTGAAGgctgtttgtggtaaatagaCACCGCAACTGCCTGTAAACTGATATTTGAAGTGCTGGTCTGCTGGAGCCATACTAACCTTCTGTGTCTTGTGCATCTCTAAATTAGCCCTATAATTGAAGTGCCATTTTGATCTGTTTGACTGATTTATATTACTATTTTTGGCAATTGATACAGATGTACTTAGAATGATACAAACACCGGAAGACACATATGTTTATGATCGAGTTATATCTACAATATTTAATGAGGACAGGTTTGCCAAAATGCAAGGCCAACATGATAGCAGCAAAAAGTCCACTGGTAACATTGACAATAGTGAACTTTTGGATACCATCATTGAGGTTGCCAAGGAGGTTTTCAAGCGGCATTGTGCTAAACGGTTCCAGATATCACCTTTGCATACTTTGGAATGGAATATTACCAAAAATAGGTAAGTTATTTCCAGACCACTTAAATGTATGATGCTTTGTTTGGAGTAATAGTTGATGGATGTTTGATGATCTCATAAGATAGAAACCGACAAGTGATGCCAACTTTTTTTTTAGTAATGCTTTACTATGAAATTTGATCTTATTGCTATCCTGGGAAGTCAGCTTGGTCTTATGGGCCATTTCAGTAGTATGAGAGGcccattagggttagggttagaaATAAGATTAGCCATCTTGCTTAGAAGTCAAGTGAGCCTCTCTATATATGGAGAGGAGATGTATCAATCAAATCAAATAAGAAGAATATCAATCATTATCCCAGTCCCCTTCTTGCTTCTATCCTTCCCTTGTGGTGTGCCTGCTGCCTATCCGCTGGCTGTTGTTGTGCTGCATGGGTTAGAGCCATCAGATTCGTGTTCATAACAATTGCCTACAATTTTCTAGGGGAAACACGGTGAAAATCTTAACTCAAGGAGGGGAGATGTTAGAACTTTGCTATGAACTGCGAACACCATTTGTTATGTCAATTGCTGTTAATCAGGTCTGTGACAAGTTgtcctttttctttcctcttgttTGAATGTTTATGCTTCTATTTTTGTTCCAATTTTTTATGCATATCCTGAGTTTTTAGACTAGTATGGATCATTGCCTTTTTTCTCTTACAACTTACAAAATAATTTAGTTGTTAAATTGAATTGTTATGTTTCATGATTTCATCTACCTCCATTTTTCTTTTAACTTGTCATTTTGGACATAGGTCATACTGTCATAGATGCAGTCTGTATTATATGTTTAGATCATTGTTTTTTTAATTGTATGCACAGTTTTTAGAATATATCAGCCAGACTTTTTAATGTAAATGCGCATGCTGTGTGATTGCATCAAGGTCAGGTCAACCAGCCAGCCGTCTAGCCACTGTTTTGGGATTTTCTGGAATAACTCGGCACCCTTTTGCTTTCTTTCTTGTCTTTCTCCCTACTTGTTCACAAATTCTTCTGCAGACATCATCATTCAAGCGTTATGAAATATCATGGGTTCATAGAAGAGCCGTTGGCTATTCAACTCCTTATCGTTTTCTTCAGGTAAATTCTTTATATAGACAGAATTCCCATTGAAACTTGACATTTTTTATACTTTTCAACATCCACTTTCTACTCTTTTGCTCTCGAAATAATTGAAGAAATCCTGTAGACTGTAGTCCTTTCCCTTTTCCCTATCTCCCTTTCTCTCTGTACAGTTTATTTTATTTGAGTTTATATACCAACAGTGGGGGCTTCCCCTGCTGTATTTAtggctcaattttttttttgaagaaatcCTTCTGAAACATAATGTTGATATCCTGTTAGGGTGATTTTGACATTATTGGCGGTACTTCACCAATTCCAGAGGCTGAAACCATCAAGGTAGCATATTTCCACATGGCAGCCCATCTTGTACTTCCACTTTGCAACTATATTCTTGCTATCATTTTGGTTATAGTTTGTCTTATATTTTGTAATAAAATCATTTGTAAAGAGAATTATCTTGGAAGATCTATTTTAATGTTAAAATGTAGCTTTGTATTGTCATGTAAATAACTCTGTATCCATGCAATGATAGGTGGCTTTGGACCTTGGGACCCGTTTTTATGATTCCAAGACACTAGTCATACGCCTGAATCACGGTAAACTTGCTGAAGCAATTTGCTCTTGGGCAGGGGTTTCTCAGGATCGAAGACAAAATGTTGCTGAGGT
Protein-coding sequences here:
- the LOC8073711 gene encoding eIF-2-alpha kinase GCN2; translated protein: MGHSSKKKKKRGAAGRKAAKDHAAQLEGDETALDEELTALASILGEDFKVTSESPHTRCNICIRPYSDSMGFDDLNISAILSVICFPGYPHKCPKLRIIPEKNLSKEDADRLLSLLVDQANIYSREGRVMIFNLFEAAQEFLSEIAPAHVSVSTASFLGLSSTTDENVEVSLDSDPYPGISYVYNSFDLYSQLYDGTCWSRQGPDLTTDSGRKNIVSQVQSNVRSKRKTIIEKSRISADKVNNAKASSGDKTEQQHATKHGSIREAAPTLHVVEEETETESKTLSASNTGNTSDTPERGFNSLNEPEDTDLAEEPWNEEDCDSSDFSSSNALSYVSDMLDDASRNKKRDLILVHLLRIACASKDSLSAALPTISAELCNIGVLSEWAKDLISDSPGVFGETFSHVFGQQMISSECSLFWRPDNSSSRANSRYLNDFEELRSLGQGGFGRVALCKNKLDGRQYAVKKIRLKDRSPQVNEKILREVATLSRLQHQHVVRYYQAWIETEYGHHNILNAGGSRTAESSIFSYDEVSLSDAGGGNKLESTYLYIQMEYCPRTLRQDFETYISSFDVDHAWHLFRQIVEGLAHVHSQGILHRDLTPSNIFFDVRNDIKIGDFGLAKFLKLEQLDHDQYLPTEAMGVSMDGTGQVGTYFYTAPEVEQKWPQINEKVDMYSLGVIFFELWHPFATAMERHLVLSDLKQKGDPPLSWESKFPRQAVLLRSLLSPSPSDRPSAVEVLQNELPPRMEDEWLNDVLRMIQTPEDTYVYDRVISTIFNEDRFAKMQGQHDSSKKSTGNIDNSELLDTIIEVAKEVFKRHCAKRFQISPLHTLEWNITKNRGNTVKILTQGGEMLELCYELRTPFVMSIAVNQTSSFKRYEISWVHRRAVGYSTPYRFLQGDFDIIGGTSPIPEAETIKVALDLGTRFYDSKTLVIRLNHGKLAEAICSWAGVSQDRRQNVAEFLSSTLVQYWPNEADRKSQWSLIRGQLLQDLRLSEEVVEKLHKADQRFCGSADLVLARLRGTLFYDKSACKALDDLSALLRCLRVWSVEQPITTIDVLMPPSECYYTDLFFQVYSKEGNHGPSFHEKLLAVGGRYDRLVEQAWDKAYKSKPPGAVGVSIALEKFLPNNPSSDLGLRRLLSRIEPSISVLVCSRGGGGLLTERMELVAELWKANIKAQFVPQEDPSLQEQYEYASDHDIKCLAFITESGLSQTDLVKVRHLDFKKEKDVEREGLIKFLSDAICSQFKNPTIWS